CCCTCGCCCGCCATGCTGCGCATCACCGAACTGCGACTGCCGCTGAACCATGCCGAAGACGCGCTGCGCCCGGCCATCGTGGCCCGGCTGGGGGTGCCAGACGACGCATTGAAGGGCTTCACCGTCTTTCGCCGCGCCTACGACGCACGCAAGAAGACGGCGATCGTGCTGATCTACACCCTGGACTGCGAGCTGGCCGATGCGGCCACCGAGGCGCATGTGGCCGAGCGGCTGGCCGGTGACCGGCAGATCCGCCCGACGCCGGACACTCGCTACCAGTTCGCCGGCCACGCGCCGGTCGACTTCTACCAGCGCGGCGAGCCGCGGCGGCGCCCGGTGGTGGTGGGCTTCGGCCCCTGCGGCCTGTTCGCGGCACTGATCCTGGCACAGATGGGGCTGCGGCCCGTCGTGCTGGAGCGCGGCAAGCAGGTCCGTGAGCGCACCAAGGACACCTGGGCGCTGTGGCGCCAGGGCGTGCTGACGCCGGAGTCGAACGTGCAGTTCGGCGAAGGCGGCGCGGGCACCTTCTCCGACGGCAAGCTCTACAGCCAGATCAGCGACGCCCGCCACCTGACGCGCAAGGTGCTGGCCGAATTCGTGCAGGCCGGTGCGCCCGAGGAGATCCTCTACGTCAGCAAGCCGCACATCGGCACCTTCCGGCTGGTCGGCATGATCGAGAAGATGCGCGCGGACATCGAGGCGCTCGGCGGCGAGATCCGTTTCCAGCAGCAGGTGACCGACCTGCTGATCGAGGGCGAGGGTGAAGGCCGCCATGTTCGGGGCGTCGAACTGGCCGACGGCACGCAGATCCGCAGCGACCATGTGGTGCTGGCGCTGGGCCACAGCGCGCGCGACACCTTCGCGATGCTGCAGCGCCGCGGCGTGATGATGGAGGCCAAGCCCTTCTCGATCGGCTACCGCGTCGAGCACCCGCAGAGTGTGATCGACGCCGCCCGCTTCGGGCCGAACGCCGGCCACCCCATCCTCGGCGCGGCCGACTACAAGCTGGTGCACCACGCGAAGAACGGCCGCTCGGTCTACAGCTTCTGCATGTGCCCGGGCGGCACGGTGGTGGCGGCCACCTCCGAGCCCGAGCGGGTGGTCACCAACGGCATGAGCCAGTACTCGCGCAACGAGCGCAATGCCAACGCCGGCATCGTCGTGGGCATCTCGCCCGAGGACTACCGCAGCGACCCCGGTGGCAGCGGGCCGGTCAACCCGCTGGACGGCATCGCCTTCCAGCGCCACTGGGAGTCTCGCGCCTTCGAGCTCGGCGGCGGCGGCTACATCGCCCCGGGCCAGCTGGTGGGCGATTTCATCAAGCGGCAGAAGGGGCCTGCGGCCGGCTTCGGCAAGGTGCTGCCCTCCTACAAGCCGGGCGTGCACCTGACCGACCTGTCGGAGAAGGGCCGCGAGAGCCTGCCGCGCTACGCGCTGGAGGCGATCCGCGAGGCGCTGCCGGCCTTCGAGCGGCAGATCCGCGGCTTCTCGATGGCCGATGCGGTGCTGACCGGCGTGGAGACGCGCACCTCCTCGCCGCTGCGCATCAACCGCGGGCGCAACTTCCAGAGCCTGAACGTGCACGGCCTCTACCCGGCCGGCGAGGGCGCGGGTTACGCCGGCGGCATCATGAGCGCCGGCGTGGACGGCATTGAGGTGGCCGAGGCGCTGGGCGCGGCGATGCTGGGCGTACCAGCACCGGGCACCGCCTGATCAGCGTGCCAGGCTGCCCAGGATCTGCCCCAGCAGGATCTTGGTGATCATCGCCGCTGGGTAGACCAGCGCGTAGCCCATCGCCACGCGGGCATCGAAGCGGGTGCGGCCGTTGGCGTAGGCCAGCACCGCCGGCTGGGTCTGCGTGCCGGCCAGCACGCCGGAGAGCTTGGTGCCACCCATGGCGAACACGCGGCGCATCACCAGGTAGACGCCTCCGCCCACCGTCAGCGTGATCACCGCACCCAGTACCAGGATGCGCAGCCACTCGCCGGAGGCAAATGCCGCGCCGATCAGTGAGCCGGCCTTGGTGCCTGCCTGGGCCAGGAAGATCAGCAGGCCGAACTCGGAGATCGCCTGTGCGGCCGTGAGCGGCAGGGTGGTGACGAAGTTGCCGATGCGCCCGACGTGCCCCAGCAGCAGCCCCACCAGCAGCGTGCCGGCCGCTGAGCCCACCGAAAAGGACGTGCCCGGCAGCGGAAAGACCACCTTGCCCAGCAGGATGCCCGCGGCCAGACCGACACCCAGCGCCATCGGGTTGATGTCCGACAGGCCACGCGCCGAGTCGCCCAGGTGGGCGCTCACCGCAGCGATCCGGTCGCGCGGCGCGACCACACGCAGTCGGTCGCCCAGCTGGATCACAAGGTGGTCGGTGCCCAGCATGTCCACGTCGCCACGGCGCACCCGCGAGACGGTGGCGCCGAAGCGCTCCAGCAGGTCCAGCTCGGCCACGCTGCGGCCGGCCAGCTTGCCGTTGGACAGTGTGATGCGGCGGTAGTCCAGCTCGCTGCGATCGGCCTCCAGCGCGTGCGAGGAGGCATGCCCCAGCTCCTCGGCCACCTGCTCGACCTCGTTGGCGGGTCCGACCACGGTGACCAGGTCGTTGTAGGTCAGCACATCGTCCTCGCTGACCGCCTGCACCGGAAAGCGCATGCCGCCGTGGCGCACGCGCGAGAACTTGATGCGCCCACCGTGGCGCTGCTCGATCTCGCGGATGCTGGGCCGCTCGGGCGTCTCGACGCGGATGGTGCAGTTGACCAGCGGTGCGGGTGCGTCGCTGTCCTGGGCACGGTGCTTGAGCGCCAGGCTGGTGACGATCAGCATGCCGACCACGCCGAAGACGTAGGTCACCGCGTAGCCGATGGTCGGCAGCGGGCTGTTGCCGGCGGCCTCGCGCGCCGCAGCCAGCGCGGGCGTGTTGGTCAGTGCGCCTGCAAAGCTGCCCGCCACGGTGGCCGGATCGAGCCCCAGCAGCTTGCCCGCCACCACGGCCGCCACGGCCCCGGCGATCAGCGCGCCGACCATGCCGAGGATGGGCCCGAGGCCCTGGCGCAGGGTAGCGAAGAAGTTGGCCCCGGACATGATGCCCACCGAGAAGGTAAACAGGATCAGGCCCATCACGCCCAGGTGCTCGGGCACGATGAGCTTGTGGCCGTGGGCATCGCCCCAGGCACTCAGGCCGATGGCCAGGAAGAGCACCGCCGCCGCGCCGACGGAGACGCCGGCCACGCGCAGGTGGCCGATGACCGAGCCAAGGCCGACGAGCAGGACCAGCAGGAGGATCTCCTGGTGGCCAAAGAATTCAAGGAGGGAGTTCATGGGGTTTCCGGGCATCGGGAGTCGCGATTATGGCCACGCCCCGCGACATACAAGGGTCATTACTGATTGACTCATAACCCGGAAATCAATCAATCACCACCAGATCCTCTCGATCTGGACGCCACCCAGTGGTCCGGCGTGAGGGGCGCCAGCATCAGGCCAAACAGCTCGCGCTGGCCGGAGATGCCCAGCTTGCGGTACAGCCGCTTGAGGTAGGTCTGCACGCTCGCAGGCTGGATGCCCATCAGGTGGGCAATCTCGTCGCCATCCTGCCCTGCCACCACCCCGTCCAGCAGGTCCAGGTCACGCCGGGTGAGCGCGGGGAAGCGCCATTTCAGGCGTTGCACCAGGGTGCTGCCCAACTCGTTGTCATACTGGTGGCAGCGCAAGTGCAGGCGCACCAGCTGGGTCAGGAAGGGCGCAAAGGCCTCGATGCACGCAACCTCCTGCGGCAGGAAGGGCCCGTGCTCGTGCCCGCGGTAGAGGTTGATCGACAGCCAGTGCCAGCGGTCCTGGCAGCTCAGCAGGGCGATGCGCTCGCTGATGCGCGGCTGGTCATAGCAGATCGCCCGGTAGTCCCCGTCGCCCAGGTCCGCGGGCGTCTGGCGGTGCAGCAGGATGGCACCGTCGTTTGGGCCGGCCCGCTCCACTTGCACGCTGGCCATGGCCTGGCGGCTGCCATCTTCCCGGTGGAAACGGGTCACGTAGTCCTGCGCAATGGCGGGCAGCCGGCGTGTGCGGGCCCGGTCGGCATAGGAAACGATGCGGGGCGCTTGACCGGGTGGGTAGCTGAAGACGGCGCACTGCGCCAGCGCGACATGCTCGGTCAGCCAATGAAGCAGCACCCCCGCCAGGGCCTCCTGCGGCAGGCTACCCACCCGCGCCAGCAGGGCTGCGACCTGGCTGGCCCCGATCGGGGTGTCCTGCGTTCCGGGCTTGAGCGGCCAGTACTCCATGGATCGCTGACAGGGGTTGGAAAGATGTACGCTATTGGTACAACGTTTTTCATTGTGCGACCCACCCGATGCACACACCCTAAACTGGATCAATAAATCCGCTGCCAGGCGAACAGCCCGACTGCCACGCCCGGCCAGCGGATGCCGCTCGGTCCGGGCATCGTGCAAACTGGTGACCCTCAGGTTCTCCGCCCGCTGGCTCGGCCAGCCCCGCCTCGCATGACCCCTGCCCTTGCCGCTCCGCTGCACAGCCTGCACATCATCGAGTTCGAGGGCCTGGGGCCCGGCCCCCTGGCGGCCTGGATGCTCGCCGGCCTGGGGGCACGCGTCACCACCCTGGCCCGTCCCGGTGGCAACCCGATGGCGCAGCAGCTCGGTGGCCCCGGGGAGAACCTGCTGCACCGCGGCAAGACGGTGCTCGAAGTGGACCTGAAATCCCCCGCCGGCCGTGCCCAGGCCCTGGCGCTGATCGCCCAGGCCGACGCACTGATCGAGGGCAACCGCCCCGGCGTGATGGAGCGCCTCGCCCTGGGCCCCGCCGACTGTGCAGCCGTCAACCCGCGGCTGGTCTATGGCCGCATGACCGGCTGGGGCCAGACCGGCCCACTCGCCCAGGCCGCCGGGCACGACCTGAACTACGTGGCGCTGAGCGGCCTGCTGTCGCTGGGCGCGCACCGGGGCGAGCGCCCCATCGTGCCACCCACGGTGCTGGGCGACGCTGGCGGCGCTCTGGCGCTGGCCTTCGGCATCGTCAGTGCGGCATTGGAGGCGCGCCGCAGCGGGGTCGGACGGGTGGTCGACGCGGCCATCGTCGACGTGGTGGCGATGCTCGGTACCCTGGCGCACTGGATCCGCGGCAGCGGCCAGCTCGACGGTCCCGCGCCCAGCCCCTTCCACGACTCGCCCTTCTACGACGTCTACCGCTGCGCCGACGGCGGCCACCTCACGATCGGCGCGCTGGAGCCGCCCTTCTATGCGGAGCTGCTGCGCCGGCTGGGCTTCGACGACGTGGACACAGCATCGCAGTACGACCGCGCCACCTGGCCCGCGTTGAAGACGCGCTTCACCGCGCTGTTCGCTTCGCAGCCGCGCGACCACTGGGTGGCCCTGCTGGAGGGCAGTGATGCCTGCTTCGCCCCGGTGCTCGGCATCGCAGAGGCAGCGCAACACCCGCACAACCGGGCACGCGGCACCTTCACGGTGGATGCGGCCGGCCGGATCAGCGCCGCGTTCGCGCCGCGCTTTCTACCGCTGGGCTGACCGCCCGCGCAAACACCAGTCGTCAGGAGCGGTAGTCCGCGTTGATCGTCACGTAGTCGTGCGACAGGTCGCAGGTCCAGACCGTGGCGTGGCGGTTGCCGCGGTGCAGGTCCACCCGCACGGTGATCTCGGCCTGCTTCATCACGCGCTGGCCGTCCTCTTCCCGGTAGTCCGGGTGGCGGCCGCCGGCGCGGGCGACGTGCACATCGTCCAGGTAGAGGTCGATCAGGCCCTGGTCGAGGTCGTCGATGCCGGCGTAGCCCACCGCGGCCAGGATGCGGCCGAGGTTGGGGTCGCTGGCGAAGAAGGCCGTCTTGACCAGCGGCGAATGCGCGATCGCATAGGCCACTTGCCGGCACTCTTCCTTGGAGCGCCCCCCGTCGACGCGGATGGCGATGAACTTGGTGGCGCCTTCGCCGTCGCGCACGATCGCCTGGGCGAGCTGCTGCGACACCGCGATCACCGCCTCGCGCAGCAATTCGCCGTCGGCCGAGTCCAGCGCGGTGATCGTCGGGTTGCCGGCCTGCTGGCTGGCAATCAGCACGAAGCTGTCGTTGGTCGAGGTGTCGCCGTCGATGGTGATGCGGTTGAAGCTGTGGTCGGCCGCCTCGCGCACCAGGGCCTGTACCAGCGCCGGCTCGATCACCGCGTCGGTGGCCACGAAGCCCAGCATCGTGGCCATGTTCGGGCGGATCATGCCGGCGCCCTTGGCGATGCCGGTCACGGTCACGGTCCGGCCACCGATCGTGACCTGGCGCGACGCCGCCTTGGGCAGCGTGTCGGTGGTCATGATGCCCTCGGCGGCCTGGGCCCAGTTCGCCGGCTTCAGGTCGGTGATCGCCGCCGGCAGGCCGGCGATGATCCGGTCGATCGGCAGCGTCTCCATGATCACGCCGGTGGAGAACGGCAGCACGTCCTGGCGCGCCAGGCCCAGCTGCGCGGCCAGCGCGTCGCAGACGGCGTTGGCCCGCGCCAGACCGTCGGCCCCGGTTCCGGCGTTGGCGTTGCCGGTGTTCACCACGATCGCGCGGCTGCCCCGCCCGGCGGCGAGGTGCTCGCGGCAGATCTGCACCGGCGCAGCGCAGAAGCGGTTGAGCGTGAAGACGCCGGCCACCGTGCTGCCCGGCGCGAGGCGGAACACCGTCACATCGCGGCGGTTGGCCTTGCGCACACCGGCCATCGCGGTGCCGATCTCGACCCCGGCGACCGGGTGCAGATCCTCAGGATTCGGGGCAACAAGGTTCACGGGCATGTCGGTTCCTTCTTGGCGTCAGCCGCAACGGGGGTGGGTCACGCCAGTTTGCCGTGGCACTGCTTGAACTTCTTGCCACTGCCGCAGGGGCAGGGGTCGTTGCGCCCCACGCGCGGCAGGGCGTCGGCCAGCGTGGCCGGGTCGGTCTCCTGCGCCACGCTGCCATCCTCGTTCGGGTGGGTGTAGGTGACGTTGGAGAAATGCTCGGCGCGCTCCTCGATGGCCTCGGCCGCCTGGGCGACCTCTTCCTGGCTCTGG
The Sphaerotilus microaerophilus DNA segment above includes these coding regions:
- a CDS encoding aspartate:alanine exchanger family transporter; translation: MNSLLEFFGHQEILLLVLLVGLGSVIGHLRVAGVSVGAAAVLFLAIGLSAWGDAHGHKLIVPEHLGVMGLILFTFSVGIMSGANFFATLRQGLGPILGMVGALIAGAVAAVVAGKLLGLDPATVAGSFAGALTNTPALAAAREAAGNSPLPTIGYAVTYVFGVVGMLIVTSLALKHRAQDSDAPAPLVNCTIRVETPERPSIREIEQRHGGRIKFSRVRHGGMRFPVQAVSEDDVLTYNDLVTVVGPANEVEQVAEELGHASSHALEADRSELDYRRITLSNGKLAGRSVAELDLLERFGATVSRVRRGDVDMLGTDHLVIQLGDRLRVVAPRDRIAAVSAHLGDSARGLSDINPMALGVGLAAGILLGKVVFPLPGTSFSVGSAAGTLLVGLLLGHVGRIGNFVTTLPLTAAQAISEFGLLIFLAQAGTKAGSLIGAAFASGEWLRILVLGAVITLTVGGGVYLVMRRVFAMGGTKLSGVLAGTQTQPAVLAYANGRTRFDARVAMGYALVYPAAMITKILLGQILGSLAR
- a CDS encoding NAD(P)/FAD-dependent oxidoreductase; this encodes MLRITELRLPLNHAEDALRPAIVARLGVPDDALKGFTVFRRAYDARKKTAIVLIYTLDCELADAATEAHVAERLAGDRQIRPTPDTRYQFAGHAPVDFYQRGEPRRRPVVVGFGPCGLFAALILAQMGLRPVVLERGKQVRERTKDTWALWRQGVLTPESNVQFGEGGAGTFSDGKLYSQISDARHLTRKVLAEFVQAGAPEEILYVSKPHIGTFRLVGMIEKMRADIEALGGEIRFQQQVTDLLIEGEGEGRHVRGVELADGTQIRSDHVVLALGHSARDTFAMLQRRGVMMEAKPFSIGYRVEHPQSVIDAARFGPNAGHPILGAADYKLVHHAKNGRSVYSFCMCPGGTVVAATSEPERVVTNGMSQYSRNERNANAGIVVGISPEDYRSDPGGSGPVNPLDGIAFQRHWESRAFELGGGGYIAPGQLVGDFIKRQKGPAAGFGKVLPSYKPGVHLTDLSEKGRESLPRYALEAIREALPAFERQIRGFSMADAVLTGVETRTSSPLRINRGRNFQSLNVHGLYPAGEGAGYAGGIMSAGVDGIEVAEALGAAMLGVPAPGTA
- a CDS encoding CaiB/BaiF CoA transferase family protein, which gives rise to MTPALAAPLHSLHIIEFEGLGPGPLAAWMLAGLGARVTTLARPGGNPMAQQLGGPGENLLHRGKTVLEVDLKSPAGRAQALALIAQADALIEGNRPGVMERLALGPADCAAVNPRLVYGRMTGWGQTGPLAQAAGHDLNYVALSGLLSLGAHRGERPIVPPTVLGDAGGALALAFGIVSAALEARRSGVGRVVDAAIVDVVAMLGTLAHWIRGSGQLDGPAPSPFHDSPFYDVYRCADGGHLTIGALEPPFYAELLRRLGFDDVDTASQYDRATWPALKTRFTALFASQPRDHWVALLEGSDACFAPVLGIAEAAQHPHNRARGTFTVDAAGRISAAFAPRFLPLG
- the argJ gene encoding bifunctional glutamate N-acetyltransferase/amino-acid acetyltransferase ArgJ, encoding MPVNLVAPNPEDLHPVAGVEIGTAMAGVRKANRRDVTVFRLAPGSTVAGVFTLNRFCAAPVQICREHLAAGRGSRAIVVNTGNANAGTGADGLARANAVCDALAAQLGLARQDVLPFSTGVIMETLPIDRIIAGLPAAITDLKPANWAQAAEGIMTTDTLPKAASRQVTIGGRTVTVTGIAKGAGMIRPNMATMLGFVATDAVIEPALVQALVREAADHSFNRITIDGDTSTNDSFVLIASQQAGNPTITALDSADGELLREAVIAVSQQLAQAIVRDGEGATKFIAIRVDGGRSKEECRQVAYAIAHSPLVKTAFFASDPNLGRILAAVGYAGIDDLDQGLIDLYLDDVHVARAGGRHPDYREEDGQRVMKQAEITVRVDLHRGNRHATVWTCDLSHDYVTINADYRS
- a CDS encoding helix-turn-helix transcriptional regulator, encoding MEYWPLKPGTQDTPIGASQVAALLARVGSLPQEALAGVLLHWLTEHVALAQCAVFSYPPGQAPRIVSYADRARTRRLPAIAQDYVTRFHREDGSRQAMASVQVERAGPNDGAILLHRQTPADLGDGDYRAICYDQPRISERIALLSCQDRWHWLSINLYRGHEHGPFLPQEVACIEAFAPFLTQLVRLHLRCHQYDNELGSTLVQRLKWRFPALTRRDLDLLDGVVAGQDGDEIAHLMGIQPASVQTYLKRLYRKLGISGQRELFGLMLAPLTPDHWVASRSRGSGGD